Part of the Sphingomonas morindae genome, CTTGCCCTGGTTCGGTCCGGCCAGCGGCGTGAAGCTGCCATAGGGCGTGTTGCTGGAGCCGCCGCAATTGAGCGCGGTGCCGGCGGCGTCGGCGGCCTGGAGCGCGCAGGCCGAAACATCGCGGTTGGACTGGATGATGGGATCGAAGTGGCGATAGCCGCCGAAGATCGAGATATTGCCGCGGCCCCCGGCGAAATTCTTGCCGGCCGAGACATTCACATCCTGCTTGGCGCCATCCACCACCGAACGCGGCGCGGTCTGATAGCCCTGCGCGGTGACGATGTCCTGCAGCCGGCCGGCGCCATTCTCGTGCTGGGCGACGCTGTTCTGCACATCGACGCGCACGCCCTCGAGATTGTTGCGCAGCACGAAATTGACGACGCCCGCGAGCGCATCCGACCCGTAGACGGCGGACGCGCCGCCGGTGAGCACGTCCACCCGATCGATCAGCGCCGCCGGCACGAAGTTGAGGTCGACCGCCTGCTGCGGCAGCATGCGCTGGCCGTTGATCAGGATGAGCGTGCGATTGGCGCCGAGATTGCGCAGATTGATGTTGGCGGTGCCGTCCGAGCCGTTCGAGACATTCTCGTTCGCGTCCGCCGTCACCTGCGGCAACCGCGCCAGCACGCCCTCGACGGTGGTGGCGCCCTGATACTGGATCTCCTGCGAGCCGACGATCGTCACCGGGCTGTTGCTCTGGAGATTGGGCCGCCGGATACGGGTTCCGGTGACGACGATCGATTGCGGTTCGCCGCTCGCCGCGGTGGTGGGATCGGCCGCCGGTTCCCCGGCGGCGGTCACCTGCGCGTAGGCGGTGGAAGAGAGCAGGCCCGCAACGGCCATGCTGATTGCGATCGGGAGTTTGCGCGAGCCAACCATCGAGTGCCCCTTTTGACTCTATTCTTGTAGGGGAATTGCAACATGAGTGGCTGAGAGTGTCAAATATTTTATACGATATGCGGAGCTCGCAATTTTCGGCCGTTTACAGCCGCTTCGGTGGCCATGCGGGGCGCAGGACGGGGCCGGGTGATGCCCGTCCCGCCAGGAAACTGATTCGAGCGCGGCCCCTCAGCCGAGGATCAGCGCCGCTTCGGTTTCGTCCGAATTCAATGGTATGAGCATGGCACCGCGGTCGCGCGCATAGGCCCTTTCGGTGCGGTAGCCGGAGCCGCCGGGCGCGGTTTCGATCCGGAGCCGCGCCACCGGCGCGTGCGGCGTGGCCGGCGCAAGCCCGATCCGCACCGCGCCGCTGGCCGGATCATGATCGAAGCGGGTAAAGCGCCCCGCCTCCAGCTCCAGCCAAAGCCGCTGCGGCGCGAGGAAGAGGCGGGTGCGGGCGGAATCGCGCGGCGCGACATGGATCGTCCCGCCGCGCATCTCCAGCGTTCCGCCAAAGGCGAGCCAGCCGAACGTCTCGTGCCGGATCACATAGGTGGCGGTGGCGAAGGCGTGGCCGAAAAAGCTCATGCCATAATCGCCGGAATAGCCGTCGAAGCGTAGCATGTCGGGATAGGCGTGGAAGGCGCAGGCGCCGAAGCCCTGCTCGTCGATATTGGTCAGCCCGCCCATCAGCCCGCCATAGGCGACCCGCAGCAGATGCACGTCCTCGGGCGCGCGCCGGAAACTGTCGAACAGCGGCAGCGCGTTGAGCGTCGATCCATAATGATGCAGCTGGCGCTCCAGCCGCGCGGTCTTGCCGGCGAAGAGAAAATCCCAGTAGCGGCGCGCGCTGCCATTATAGCCCCAGTGCGGGATCAGCGGATCATAGGCGAGGATCACCTCCCGGGTCAGCGCCGCCTTATCGGCGAAGCCGAAATGCTGCATCCAGGCATAGACTTCCTCTTGGCCGGTGGAGTCCCACGGCATCTCGCTGCCGAAAGGATAGGCCTCGGCGCGCCAATGCTCGGCGCGGGCGCGCATCGCCGCCTCCAGCGCATCGCCCTCGGCATGCCATTGCTCGCGCCGCAGATCGGCGAGCAGCGCCACGAACACATCGCCTTCCATCTGCCCGAAGCCGGCATATTCCGGCGCGAGGCGCGGCATGGCGAGCGCGGTGCGCGCCGCCCGCGCGAGATACCAGCGCCAGTCATGCGCCTTGACCAGCCCCACATGGGTGCGCGCCAGCCGGTACAGCACCCATTGCGCGGCGGTGACATGGACATAGTTGAAGGACCGCACCACCGACTGGGCGGCATCGCGCTTCCAGCTCGACCAGCTGGTCCAGTCGATCGCCGGATCATAGCGGTCCGCCTGGGCGGGATCGTAGAAGAAGAGGCTCTTGCGCACGCCATCGCGCAGCGGTCCATCCGGCACCTGCAGCCGCGTCTCGATCGTCTCGACATGGAACCGCTCAAACTGGGCGATCTGCTGCGGATCGGGTGCGATCAGCTGCTTCATGATCGCCGCCAGCCAGCTGCCGGCGCCGCCCTCGTCGCTCAGCCCCGCGATCCACACCCGCTTGTCCTGGGTGACGATGGCATCGCGCTCGCGATCATAGCTCATGATCGAGGGGCTGCGGCCGAAGCCGTCGTCCGCCCGATCGTACCACTGCCGCGTGAAGAGGAAGCGGCCCAGATCGGAGACGGTGTCGGTGGCGGCCTTGGTGCGGAAATAGTGGATCGCATGGCGCCGCCCATCGGCGTAGCGCAGCAGCAGCCGCGCGCGGCCGAAGCCGTGCCCGGTCACGCGGTAGCGAAGCCAGCCGGGCGCGGCGGGGGCGGCGAGCGGGGTCAGCGTCAGCGCATCAGCCGGGCTGATCTCCATGGCCGCCACGGCGGCGGGCGCGGCAAGGAAGAGATCGGCCGGACAGTCCGCCGGCAGCACATAGCCGGGCAGGCCCACGGCCAGCGGCCGGCCTTCGCCGCGCAGGCGGGTCTCGATCGCGCGCACGCCCGGCGCCAGCACGAAGCGCAGGCCGAAGCGGCGGCGCGCGCCGGGTTCGAGGCGGATCTGGCTGGGCGGGTTCCACTGCTCGACGCCGCGCCACTCCTGCTCGGCAAAGCCGGCGCTCGCCACCAGCCAGCGGTAAAAGCCCTCGAAGGTGAGGCTGCGCGGACGCCGATCCTCGAGCAGGCGCGGCGCCTCAGGCGGGCCGGCCGCGATCGGCGCCCAATTTTCCAGCGGCGTGCCCGCCTCCGGCAGCACCAGCAGCACCGGGCCGCCGCCGCCCAGCGGCGCCACCTGCACATGGCCGGCGTCGAGCCCCATATAGGCCTCGGTGAAGCTCGCCTCGTGATGCGCCTGGTTCAGGTCGCGCCCGGTCAGGCGATTGTCGAAGGGCAGGGCGAAGCCGAGCCCGCCCAGCTCAATCGCCGTCGCGGCGCGGTTGACGATGGTGACGCGCAGCACCAGCGCCTCGCCCTCCACCCGCCAGCGCCGCTCCACGCGCAGCGGCAGAGCGTCTGGAAGGCTCGGCGCGAGATCGGCCGCCGCCAGATCGCCGGGCCGCAAGGGCAGCGGGCGGACCGGGCGGCGATCAAAGGCGGTGGACGCATCCTGCCAGGGGGCGCCCGGCTGGCGCCAGCGCAGATCGATATCGCCGAGCGCATAGAAGCCCGGCTGCGGATCGGCGGGCCCCTTGGCGGCGAAATCGAAGCCGGGCCGGGCTTCGGCCTCGAGCCCGGTCAGCAGCTGCGAGGTGGCGCCGAGGCGCAGCCGGAACGGGCCGGCGACATGGCCCGGCAATGCTGCTGGCGCCGCCGCCGCGCCGGACGGTAGGCGCGGCATCAGCCCGACCATGGCGCTTCCGCCCAGAAACAGCCGCCGGCTCTGCCCGCGCTTACCCGCCATCACCGCCTCCCCTGATCGAATATCGTATTCTATTCGGAGCAGGCGCCGCCTGTCTAGCGTGTCGCGGGGGGCACGTCGCCGGGCGGATCGTGCAGGCCCAGCAGCGCGAGCAGGGTGGGAAGCGAATAGGGTTTGCGCAGCAGCTCGAACCCGTGGCTGCCCTCTTCGGCCAGCACATGGCTGTAGCCGCTGGTCAGCACCACGCGCAGCCGCGGCCAGCGCGCGCGGATGCGCAGCGCCAGCTCGATCCCGCTGATCCCCGGCATCACCACATCGGTGAAGACAAGATCGTAATTGCCCGCCGCCAGTTCCAGCAGCGCCAGCGCCTTGTCCCCGTTGGGCACCCAGGTGACGACCTGGCCCAATTCTTCCAGCAGGCCGCGCGCGAACTGGCCGACCGCCTCATTATCCTCGACCAGCAGCACGCTGCGGGTCGCCAGCTCCAGCCCGTTGGCGGCGAGGCTGGCACCGTCCACCAGGCCCGGCTCGTCGGTCGGATCGGCGAGCGGCAGGAACAGGGTGAAGGCGGTGCCCAGCCCCGGCTGGCTCTCGACATCGACCTCGCCGCCCGACTGCTTCGCGAAGCCATAGACCTGGCTCAGCCCCAGGCCGGTGCCCTTGTTGAGGCCCTTGGTGGTGAAGAAGGGCTCGAAGATCCGCTCGATCGTGTCGGCGGGAATGCCGATTCCGCTATCGACGATGCGGATCGCCACGAATTGGCCCGCCGCCGCCGCATGGCCGCGCACGGCGGGCACGCTCGCCACGGGGCGCGCCTCCAGCCGCAGCGTGCCGCCATTGGGCATGGCGTCGCGCGCGTTGATGACGAGGTTGAGGATCGCCGTTTCGAACTGGTTGGCATCGGCATGGACGCGAATGTCGCTCGCCGCGTCGATCGTCACGGTCACCGCCGCGCCGAGGCTGGTCTCGATGATCTGCCGCATGCCCTCGATGCGACGGGCCACGTCGAAGGTCTCCGGGCGCAGCGGCTGGCGGCGCGCGAAGGCCAGCAACTGGCTCGTCAGCGCGGCGGCGCGGTCGGCGGTTTCGGAAATCGCGTCGATATAGCGCACCCGCCGCGCCTCGGGCAGGTCCGGGCGTTGCAGCATATCCACCGAGGTCCGGATGATGGTGAGCAGATTGTTGAAATCATGCGCCACGCCGCCCGTCAGCCGGCCGACCGCCTCCATCTTCTGCGCCTGCGCCATGGCGTGGCGCGCGCGCTCAAGCTCCTCCTGCGCCTGGCGACGCTCGGTCAGGTCGCGCGTCACCTTGGCGAAGCCGATCAGCGTGCCGCGATCGTCCCGCACCGGACGGATGACGACGCTCGTCCAGAAGCGCGTGCCGTCCTTGCGCATCCGCCAGCCCTCGGCCTCGAACCGGCCCTCCTCGGCGGCGCGGGCGAGGGCGCGCTGCGGCAGGCCGGCGGCGCGATCCTCCTCGGTATAGAAGCGCGAGAAATGCAGGCCGATGATCTCGTCCGCGCCATAGCCCTTGAGCCGTTCGGCGCCGGCATTCCAGCTCGCGACATGGCCCCGCTCGTCGAGCAGGTAGATGGCATAGTCGCGCACCGCGTCGAGCAGCAGCTGAATGCGCCGGTCGGCATCCTGGGCGGCCAGCCCGTCGGGCGCCTCATCGGAAGAAGGCTCTGGAAGATCAGTCACTTGGACGCAGGCCCTCGACAGCGAAGACAGGGAAGGAGGATGAAGGCCATCCCTGCCTGCAGGCGGCGGCCTTTGTCCAGTCCAAGCCGCGCGCCTCCGGCGCGGCCGGTCGCGCGGGATGGGGCGCGAGCGACGTTGCCCCATAGCGGAATACGCCAAGATTTGGCGGCGCATGCGACGAGGCGCGGCGGCGGCATCGTGTTCCCGCCCGTTTTTCCGGCCGTCGGCGAGTTGGCACGCTTCCTGCTGTTGCTGATGAGGTGAAGCAAAGCCTTGTTCAGGAGCTAGAAAATGACCGGTCCCGTCGCCGCCAGCCCCGCCGCCACCGCCGGCAAGGACAATCTGGTCGGCATCTGCCACGGCCTCGGCCAGGATCTCGGCCTCAACCCCTTCTTCCTGCGGATCGTGCTGGCGCTGCTGCTGCTGGTCAGCGCGAAGGTGGCGCTGATCGCCTATGGCCTGTGCGGGCTGACCCTGCTGCTCAGCCGCGCGATCGGCGCACTGGTGGCGCGGCTGGCACGGCGGCGGGCGGCGACGTCCGGCGTGACGCCTCGCCGTGCCGCGCCGCGTCTCGCGCTGCGCGCGCGGCTGGCCTGATCCGTCGCGCCTGTCCGGGCGGGCCGCGGCCGGCGATCCGCCTCGCCCGGGGGGCGGCCGCCTTCCGCTCTGTTCGGATGATGATGGTGCGGTCGAGAAGACTCGAACTTCCACGGCCTTTCGGCCACAGCGACCTCAACGCTGCGCGTCTACCAATTCCGCCACGACCGCACGTCATAACTCCACCAGGGCCCGTTCCGGGCGGCCTGGCAGCCGGTAGGCGGGTGCCTCTAGCTTAAGCCTCAGAGCGACGCAACGCCTGTTTTGCGATTCGTCGCAACAGCGCCGGGGCGGTTTGATTCAGCGCGCCGGCGCGGCGGCGAAGCTGATGGTGAGTCGGCGCGCGCTGCGCGGCACGTCCACCTCGGCGCTGTCGAAATCGGCGCTGGCATGGGCGGCGAGGCTGCGCACCGGCGGGGTGATGGTCCAGCCATAGACGATGTGCTCGGCACTGTCGCGCAGCACGGCCCGGACATCGGGCACGGGCTGGGCGAGACGCGTCGGATTGAAGATCCGGCCCGAGACGGCGAGCAGTTCGTTGCCGCTGGCCATCACGCGACGTTCGGGCTTGTGCGTAAGCTGCAGCATCAGCGGGCTTTCCGGCGCCGATCCGAACAGCGCGGCAAAGCGCGCCGACACGGCCTTGGCCGCGCCGCTGCCCATGCCGAACCAGATCAGCCCGGCGGTCGCGCCGATCATGATCAGCGCGAAAAGAGCGGCGGCAATCGTCCACAACCGAAGTCTGTTGCGCCGGGGCCGTTGGGGCACGGGCGCGAAAGCGGGGCTGAGCGCGCCCGCCTCGTCGGCCGCCGTCGCTTCGGGCCGGGTGACGGGCGGCGGCGGCGGCGGGGAGGGCGGGGGAAAGGCGTCGGCCGGGCCCGCGTCTTCCGGCTCGCGCGCGGGCTCGGGCTGGTACTGGGCCGGTGCTGCGACCGGCGCCGGCGCGGGCGCCTCGAAAGCCTCCGGCACGGGCGGCGGCTGATGCCAGCTGTGGCGGCAGGCGGCGCAGCGTACCTGGCGGCCCTGCGCGCCGATGGCGGTATCGGGCACGAGATAGCGCGTGCCACAGGCCGGACAGCTCAAGATCATGCCAATGCCGCCCCAACCCCCGGTACGCCGTGCGGAAAATGTCTAAGCGCACGGCCCGGCCGCCGCAAGATGGTGCAAGGTCTTGCGCTTGCCCGCCCGGCCCGGGTCGTGCGAAAGCGCGCTGCCGGCGCGCGGTGGGTGCGCCATCGGAAGAGGATGGTCACACGCCTCATGGCGGGCATCGTGCAGTTCGAAAATGTCGGCCTGCGCTACGGCACCGGCAGCGAGACGCTGTCGGACCTGAGCTTCAGCCTGGCGGTGGGCGGCTTCTACTTCCTCACCGGGCCGTCCGGCGCGGGCAAGACCTCGCTGCTCAAGATGCTCTATCTCGCGCAGCGCCCCTCGCGCGGCGCGATCCGCCTGTTCGGCGAGGATGTGGTGCTGGCGCAGCGCGCGCGGCTGCCCGGCTTTCGCCGCCGCATCGGCGTCGTGTTCCAGGATTTCCGGCTGATCCCGCATCTGTCCGCCTTCGACAATGTCGCGCTGCCGCTGCGCGTCGCGGGGGTGGACGAGCGCGATCTGGTGACGCCGGTGCGTGAGATGCTCGCCTGGGTCGGGCTGGCCGACCGCGCCACCGCCCGTCCCGCCACCCTGTCCGGCGGCGAGCAGCAGCGCGTCGCCATCGCGCGCGCGGTGATCGGCCGTCCCGAGATCCTCGTCGCCGACGAGCCGACCGGCAATGTCGATCCCGAGATGGCGGCGCGGCTGCTGCACCTGTTCGATGCGCTCAACACGCTCGGCACCACCATCGTGGTGGCGACCCACGATATTCACCTGCTCTCGCGCGTCGCCAAGGCGGAGATGCTGCGGATCGAGAAGGGCCGGCTGGTCGATCCCACGGGCGCGCTCCGCTATCCGCCGCGCCCCGATTTCAGCCGTGACGGGGTTCGGCCTTGAGCCGCCCCAGCGCCGCCGAGCGCCGGTTGCTGCCCGAGGGCCGGCTGGCCGGGCCGATGCCCTGGGTCATCGCGATCATGATGTTCCTCACCGCCTTGGCGGCGGCGGGCGGGCTCGCGCTCGGCACCGCCGCGCAGGGGCTGCGGGGCGGCATGAACGGCACGGTGACGGTGCAGGTGATCGTCGCCGATCCGGTCGAGCGCGCGCGCCAGGCGGCGGCGGCCACGGCGGCGCTGCGGCGCACGCCGGGCGTGCGCGCCGTGCGCCCGCTGGGCGAGGCCGAGCTGGCGGCGCTGCTCAAGCCCTGGCTGGGCGAGGCGGGGCTCGACTCCGATCTGCCGCTGCCGGCGATGATCGATGCCCGGCTCGATCCCGAGACGATCGATCCGGCGCGGCTGCAGGCGGTGCTGGCGCCGCTCGCCCCGGCGGCGCGGATCGACGATCATGGCCGCTGGCTCGGCCCGCTGCTCGGGCTGGTGCGCGCGCTGGGCGTGCTGGCGGCGGGCATCGTGGCGCTGATGGCCGGGGCCACGGCGGCGGCGGTGGTGCTCGCGGCGCGGGCGGCGCTCGACACGCATCGCGCGACGATCGACGTGCTGCACATGATGGGCGCCACCGACATCCAGGTGGCGCGGCTGTTCCAGCGCCGGCTCGGCCTCGATGCCGTGTTCGGCGCGGCCCTGGGGCTGGCCGGAGCGGTGGCGGTGATCCTGCTGATCGGCCACAAGATCGATGCGATCGGCGCGGGGCTGATCGGCGCGGTGCACCTGTCGTTCGGGGATTGGCTGCTGCTGGCGCTGCTGCCGCCCGCCGCCGGTCTGCTGGCGCTGGGCGTGGCGCGGATCACCGTGCTGCGCGCGCTCGGCCGCACCTTGTGATCAGCCGCTTCCTCTCGCTGCTCGTGATCGTCTGGGCGCTCGGCTTCGCCGTGTTCGCCATCACCCTGCCGCGCCCGGCGGGCGACGCGATGACGGACGCGGTGGTGGTGCTCACGGGCGGCGCCGGCCGGCTGGAACGCGGCCTGGATCTGCTCGCCCGCCACCGCGCGCGCCGGCTCTTCCTCTCGGGTACGGACCGCACCGTGCGGAAGAAGGAATTGGCGGCGCGCACCGGCCGGCCGCAGGCGCTGTTCGATTGCTGCGTCGATCTCGGCAAGGATTCGGTCGATACCCGATCCAACGCCAAGGAGACCGCGCAATGGCTGGGGGCGCACCGCTTCCGCAGCGTGCGGCTGATCACCACCGACTGGCACATGCCGCGCGCGCACCATGATCTCGCCGCCGCCACCCGGGGGCTCGGCGTGACGATCCTGGTCGATGCGGTGCCGAGCCATCCCAGCTTCACCACCTTGTTCACCGAATATCAGAAATATCTGCTACGGCGCGCGGCGGCACCCTTTGGCTACTGATACCGCACCACACCCATGACCAGGCTCCGCTCCGCTCTCTACACGCTCGCCTTCGTGCTGCTCACCACCGTGATGGTCCTGATCGGGGTGCCGATCGCGCTCGCCAGCCGGCGGCTTTTCTCCCGCTATGCGAGGCTCTGGGCGAGGCTGGCCGGCGGCTTGGCGCGGGCGGTGCTGGGCGTGCGGCTGGTGGTGGAAGGCGCCGCGCCCACCGCGCCGGTGCTGATCGCGGCCAAGCACGAATCGGCCTATGAGACGCTGGCGATGATGCGGCTGCTGGACGATCCGGTGGTGGTGCTCAAACGGTCCATTCTGGCGGTGCCGGTCTTCGGCTGGCTGGCGCGTCGCCACGGCGTGGTGCCGGTGGATCGCAGCGCCAACGCCACCGCGCTGCGCGCCATGCTGCGCGCCGCCGATACCGCCAAGGCGAGCGGGCGCGCGGTGCTGATCTTCCCCGAAGGCACGCGGGTGGCGCCCGGCGCGCGGCCGCCGGTGCAAGCGGGCTTCGCGGGCCTTTACGGCCGGCTCGGCCTGCCGGTGGTGCCCGTCGCCACCGATGCCGGGCGGATCTGGGGCAAGGGGTTGGCGAAGCGTTCGGGCCCCGTGCGCATCCGCTTCGGCGAGGCGATCCCGCCCGGCCTGCCGCGCCGCGAGATCGAGGCGCGCGTCCACGCCGCCATCAACCAGCTCAACGGCTGATCGGGGCGGCGCCTCAGTGGCGGCGGCCGAAGTCCGGGGCGGGATCGTCCTGGCCCTGTTCCACGATCGAGCGGCGCACCGCGCGGGTGCGGCTGAACAGATCGAACAGCGTGTCGCCCTCGCCCCAGCGGATCGCGCGCTGCAGCATCGTCAGATCCTCGGTGAAGCGCTGGAGCATCTCCAGCACCGCGTCGCGATTGGCGAGGAAGACATCGCGCCACATGGTCGGGTCCGAGCTGGCGATGCGGGTGAAGTCGCGAAAGCCGCCGGCTGAATATTTGATCACCTCGCTCGCCGTCACTTCCTCCAGATCGGAGGCGGTGCCGACGATGGTATAGGCGATCAGGTGCGGCAAATGGCTGGTGACGGCGAGCACGCGATCGTGATGCGCGGCGTCCATCCGCTCCACCTGCGAGCCGAGCCGCTCCCAGAAGGCGCAGACGCGCGCCACCGCCGCCTCGTCCGCTCCGGCGGGTGGGGTGACGATGCACCAGCGCCCCCGGAACAGCGATGCGAAGCCCGCGTCGGGGCCACTATGCTCGGTGCCGGCGACGGGGTGGGCGGGCACCACCGCGCGGCCGGGCAGGGCGGCGACCAGCTCGGCGAGCACGCCCGCCTTGGCCGAGCCGACATCGGACACCACGCAGTCGGCCGGCACATCCTCCGCAATCGCACGCCCGACCGCGCCGATCGCGCCGGGCGGCACGCACAGGATCACCAGATCGGCATCGATCACCGCCGCGCCCGCGCTATCGGCGACATCGTCGGCGAGCCCGAGCGTCACGACCCGCGCGCGCACCGCCGGATCGGCGTCATGGCCGGTGAGCGCCACGGTCGGCATGGACTCGCGCACCGCGCGCAGGATCGACGAGCCGATCAGGCCCAGGCCGATCACGCTGATCCGGGCAAAGGGCAGCATCAGCCGTCGACGCCCGCCATAAGGCGCAGCGCGGCGATCACCTCGCGCATCTGCGCCTCGGTGCCGATGGTGATGCGCAGGCCATGGCGCAGCCCCTGGCCCGGGAGCCAGCGGGTGAGCAGGCCGCGCTCCATCAGGCCGTGATAGGCCTGTTCGGCGGTCAGCGCGCCTTCGAACAGCAC contains:
- a CDS encoding cell division protein, translating into MPWVIAIMMFLTALAAAGGLALGTAAQGLRGGMNGTVTVQVIVADPVERARQAAAATAALRRTPGVRAVRPLGEAELAALLKPWLGEAGLDSDLPLPAMIDARLDPETIDPARLQAVLAPLAPAARIDDHGRWLGPLLGLVRALGVLAAGIVALMAGATAAAVVLAARAALDTHRATIDVLHMMGATDIQVARLFQRRLGLDAVFGAALGLAGAVAVILLIGHKIDAIGAGLIGAVHLSFGDWLLLALLPPAAGLLALGVARITVLRALGRTL
- a CDS encoding YdcF family protein, yielding MISRFLSLLVIVWALGFAVFAITLPRPAGDAMTDAVVVLTGGAGRLERGLDLLARHRARRLFLSGTDRTVRKKELAARTGRPQALFDCCVDLGKDSVDTRSNAKETAQWLGAHRFRSVRLITTDWHMPRAHHDLAAATRGLGVTILVDAVPSHPSFTTLFTEYQKYLLRRAAAPFGY
- a CDS encoding zinc-ribbon domain-containing protein produces the protein MILSCPACGTRYLVPDTAIGAQGRQVRCAACRHSWHQPPPVPEAFEAPAPAPVAAPAQYQPEPAREPEDAGPADAFPPPSPPPPPPVTRPEATAADEAGALSPAFAPVPQRPRRNRLRLWTIAAALFALIMIGATAGLIWFGMGSGAAKAVSARFAALFGSAPESPLMLQLTHKPERRVMASGNELLAVSGRIFNPTRLAQPVPDVRAVLRDSAEHIVYGWTITPPVRSLAAHASADFDSAEVDVPRSARRLTISFAAAPAR
- a CDS encoding lysophospholipid acyltransferase family protein, which encodes MTRLRSALYTLAFVLLTTVMVLIGVPIALASRRLFSRYARLWARLAGGLARAVLGVRLVVEGAAPTAPVLIAAKHESAYETLAMMRLLDDPVVVLKRSILAVPVFGWLARRHGVVPVDRSANATALRAMLRAADTAKASGRAVLIFPEGTRVAPGARPPVQAGFAGLYGRLGLPVVPVATDAGRIWGKGLAKRSGPVRIRFGEAIPPGLPRREIEARVHAAINQLNG
- a CDS encoding DUF5695 domain-containing protein, with the protein product MAGKRGQSRRLFLGGSAMVGLMPRLPSGAAAAPAALPGHVAGPFRLRLGATSQLLTGLEAEARPGFDFAAKGPADPQPGFYALGDIDLRWRQPGAPWQDASTAFDRRPVRPLPLRPGDLAAADLAPSLPDALPLRVERRWRVEGEALVLRVTIVNRAATAIELGGLGFALPFDNRLTGRDLNQAHHEASFTEAYMGLDAGHVQVAPLGGGGPVLLVLPEAGTPLENWAPIAAGPPEAPRLLEDRRPRSLTFEGFYRWLVASAGFAEQEWRGVEQWNPPSQIRLEPGARRRFGLRFVLAPGVRAIETRLRGEGRPLAVGLPGYVLPADCPADLFLAAPAAVAAMEISPADALTLTPLAAPAAPGWLRYRVTGHGFGRARLLLRYADGRRHAIHYFRTKAATDTVSDLGRFLFTRQWYDRADDGFGRSPSIMSYDRERDAIVTQDKRVWIAGLSDEGGAGSWLAAIMKQLIAPDPQQIAQFERFHVETIETRLQVPDGPLRDGVRKSLFFYDPAQADRYDPAIDWTSWSSWKRDAAQSVVRSFNYVHVTAAQWVLYRLARTHVGLVKAHDWRWYLARAARTALAMPRLAPEYAGFGQMEGDVFVALLADLRREQWHAEGDALEAAMRARAEHWRAEAYPFGSEMPWDSTGQEEVYAWMQHFGFADKAALTREVILAYDPLIPHWGYNGSARRYWDFLFAGKTARLERQLHHYGSTLNALPLFDSFRRAPEDVHLLRVAYGGLMGGLTNIDEQGFGACAFHAYPDMLRFDGYSGDYGMSFFGHAFATATYVIRHETFGWLAFGGTLEMRGGTIHVAPRDSARTRLFLAPQRLWLELEAGRFTRFDHDPASGAVRIGLAPATPHAPVARLRIETAPGGSGYRTERAYARDRGAMLIPLNSDETEAALILG
- the ftsE gene encoding cell division ATP-binding protein FtsE, which gives rise to MAGIVQFENVGLRYGTGSETLSDLSFSLAVGGFYFLTGPSGAGKTSLLKMLYLAQRPSRGAIRLFGEDVVLAQRARLPGFRRRIGVVFQDFRLIPHLSAFDNVALPLRVAGVDERDLVTPVREMLAWVGLADRATARPATLSGGEQQRVAIARAVIGRPEILVADEPTGNVDPEMAARLLHLFDALNTLGTTIVVATHDIHLLSRVAKAEMLRIEKGRLVDPTGALRYPPRPDFSRDGVRP
- a CDS encoding prephenate/arogenate dehydrogenase family protein gives rise to the protein MLPFARISVIGLGLIGSSILRAVRESMPTVALTGHDADPAVRARVVTLGLADDVADSAGAAVIDADLVILCVPPGAIGAVGRAIAEDVPADCVVSDVGSAKAGVLAELVAALPGRAVVPAHPVAGTEHSGPDAGFASLFRGRWCIVTPPAGADEAAVARVCAFWERLGSQVERMDAAHHDRVLAVTSHLPHLIAYTIVGTASDLEEVTASEVIKYSAGGFRDFTRIASSDPTMWRDVFLANRDAVLEMLQRFTEDLTMLQRAIRWGEGDTLFDLFSRTRAVRRSIVEQGQDDPAPDFGRRH
- a CDS encoding PspC domain-containing protein yields the protein MTGPVAASPAATAGKDNLVGICHGLGQDLGLNPFFLRIVLALLLLVSAKVALIAYGLCGLTLLLSRAIGALVARLARRRAATSGVTPRRAAPRLALRARLA
- a CDS encoding PAS domain-containing sensor histidine kinase, producing the protein MTDLPEPSSDEAPDGLAAQDADRRIQLLLDAVRDYAIYLLDERGHVASWNAGAERLKGYGADEIIGLHFSRFYTEEDRAAGLPQRALARAAEEGRFEAEGWRMRKDGTRFWTSVVIRPVRDDRGTLIGFAKVTRDLTERRQAQEELERARHAMAQAQKMEAVGRLTGGVAHDFNNLLTIIRTSVDMLQRPDLPEARRVRYIDAISETADRAAALTSQLLAFARRQPLRPETFDVARRIEGMRQIIETSLGAAVTVTIDAASDIRVHADANQFETAILNLVINARDAMPNGGTLRLEARPVASVPAVRGHAAAAGQFVAIRIVDSGIGIPADTIERIFEPFFTTKGLNKGTGLGLSQVYGFAKQSGGEVDVESQPGLGTAFTLFLPLADPTDEPGLVDGASLAANGLELATRSVLLVEDNEAVGQFARGLLEELGQVVTWVPNGDKALALLELAAGNYDLVFTDVVMPGISGIELALRIRARWPRLRVVLTSGYSHVLAEEGSHGFELLRKPYSLPTLLALLGLHDPPGDVPPATR